One Setaria viridis chromosome 3, Setaria_viridis_v4.0, whole genome shotgun sequence DNA window includes the following coding sequences:
- the LOC117847507 gene encoding mitogen-activated protein kinase kinase kinase 18, protein MAATAMAVSGRWTRVRTLGRGASGAEVFLAADEASGELFAVKAAPASAADTLQREQGVMAGLRSPHVVPCIGGRAGRDGSYQLFLEFAPGGTLADAAARSGGRLGERDVRAYAADVARGLAYVHGAGLVHGDVKPRNVVIGGDGRAKLADFGCARRASAAAAAARPIGGTPVFMAPEVARGEDQGPAADVWALGCTVIEMATGRAPWSGVVGDVLAAVRLIGYTDAAPEVPRWLSAEARDFLGRCLERRPGDRPTAAQLLEHPFLASAGGCEATKGEWVSPKSTLDAAFWESDSDDEDHDVSSQSTAERIGALACPASALPDWDSDEGWIDVLSTPTEASEAATAADAVEATCLDGGVGSEEEASAEAVPHDIDADSGAGAHNVGEADSSAEHERRHPCVNSGCDDDDVPCKLLRDTNNTMKFAFAQILLCSSPFPHAEIPVLSNALCFSLRSAHMNEFTPKFQSAVKFAACFALDSTLRRPRSRDCDSDEEKKRAGT, encoded by the coding sequence atggcggcgacggcgatggccgTGAGCGGGAGGTGGACGCGGGTGCGGACGCTGGGCCGCGGCGCGTCAGGGGCCGAGGTCTTCCTGGCCGCCGACGAGGCGTCCGGGGAGCTCTTCGCGGTGAAggccgcgccggcgtcggccgcgGACACGCTACAGCGGGAGCAGGGGGTCATGGCGGGCCTCCGCTCGCCGCACGTCGTCCCCTGCATcggcggccgcgccgggcgGGACGGCTCGTACCAGCTCTTCCTCGAGTTCGCGCCGGGCGGGACGctcgccgacgcggcggcgaggagcggcgggcggctcgGGGAGCGCGACGTCCGCGCGTACGCGGCCGACGTCGCCAGGGGCCTGGCCTACGTCCACGGGGCCGGCCTCGTGCACGGGGACGTCAAGCCGCGGAACGTCGTGATCGGCGGGGACGGCCGGGCCAAGCTCGCGGACTTCGGGTGCGCGCGGagggccagcgccgccgccgccgccgcgcggccgaTCGGCGGCACGCCCGTGTTCATGGCGCCGGAGGTGGCGCGCGGGGAGGATCAGGGCCCGGCCGCCGACGTCTGGGCGCTCGGGTGCACCGTCATCGAGATGGCCACGGGCCGCGCGCCGTGGAGCGGCGTGGTCGGCGACGTGCTCGCCGCGGTGCGCCTGATCGGGTACACGGACGCCGCGCCCGAGGTGCCCCGGTGGTTGTCCGCGGAGGCCAGGGACTTCCTGGGCAGGTGCCTGGAGCGGCGCCCGGGCGACCGGCCCACGGCGGCGCAGCTGCTCGAGCACCCgttcctcgcctccgccggcggctgcgAAGCCACCAAGGGCGAATGGGTGTCGCCCAAGAGCACGCTGGACGCTGCATTCTGGGAGTCCGACAGCGACGACGAGGACCACGACGTGTCGTCGCAGAGCACCGCCGAGAGGATCGGGGCGTTGGCCTGCCCCGCTTCGGCCTTGCCGGACTGGGACTCCGACGAGGGCTGGATCGATGTGCTCTCCACGCCAACCGAAGCGTCCGAGGCAGCGACCGCAGCGGACGCCGTGGAGGCCACTTGCCTCGACGGCGGTGTCGGGAGCGAAGAGGAAGCGAGCGCGGAGGCCGTGCCCCACGACATTGATGCGgacagcggcgccggcgcccacaATGTAGGAGAAGCTGACTCTTCAGCTGAGCACGAGAGGCGTCATCCGTGTGTGAATTCAGGCTGTGATGATGACGATGTCCCATGTAAATTACTTCGCGACACAAACAATACAATGAAATTTGCTTTCGCCCAAATCTTGCTCTGTTCATCCCCATTCCCACATGCAGAAATTCCTGTTCTTTCGAATGCGCTCTGTTTCTCGCTTCGGAGCGCTCACATGAACGAGTTCACACCTAAATTCCAGAGCGCTGTAAAATTCGCCGCTTGCTTCGCTTTGGACAGCACGTTGCGCCGCCCGCGCAGCCGTGATTGTGACTCTGACGAGGAAAAAAAGCGCGCAGGAACCTAG
- the LOC117847508 gene encoding mitogen-activated protein kinase kinase kinase 18, which yields MMAMDAEIGGRRLTRLRTLGRGASGAVVSLFAVGEEGELLAVKSAGGAAGAAQLLREGGIMASLRSPHVLPCLGFRATAGGEFQLLLEFAPGGSLADEVGRNGGRLGEAAVRAYAADVARGIAYLHGEESVVHGDVKARNVVIGADGRAKLADFGCARRVGSKGPIGGTPAFMAPEVSRGEEQGPAADVWALGCTVIEMATGRAPWTDLDLDDVVAVVHLIGYTDAVPEAPAWLSAEAKDFLDKCLRRDASERWTAAQLLEHPFLATAGCGVKAEDAKPMWVSPKSTLDAAFWESDADDEDDEMPESAADRIRALAGPCSALPEWESDDDWIEVCGGCSEVSDTAAAAQEVNFPATECKIPSTAVAASSEQLRSEVPDVLPPMAAPEAETRSYENFWGEEPEAELEAELVDADLDVGDGPVHNVGAADAYAHRQQQDVYANFASDSVVLLHSDISDEEIGKSPFHGQIAPFSPPFVF from the coding sequence ATGATGGCGATGGATGCGGAgatcggcggccgccgcctgaCGCGGCTCCGGACGCTCGGCCgcggcgcgtcgggcgccgTCGTGTCGCTCTTCGCGGTGGGCGAGGAGGGCGAGCTCCTGGCCGTCAagtcggcgggcggcgccgcgggggcGGCGCAGCTTCTGCGCGAGGGCGGGATCATGGCCTCCCTCCGCTCGCCGCACGTGCTCCCCTGTCTGGGCTTCCGCGCCACCGCGGGCGGGGAGTTCCAGCTGCTCCTCGAGTTCGCGCCCGGCGGCTCGCTGGCCGACGAGGTGGGGAGGAATGGCGGCCGCCTGGGGGAGGCCGCCGTGCGGGCGTACGCGGCGGACGTGGCCCGGGGCATCGCGTACCTCCACGGGGAGGAGTCCGTGGTGCACGGGGACGTCAAGGCGAGGAACGTGGTGATCGGGGCCGACGGGCGCGCCAAGCTCGCCGACTTCGGGTGCGCGAGGCGCGTGGGATCCAAGGGCCCGATCGGCGGCACGCCGGCGTTCATGGCGCCGGAGGTGTCGCGCGGGGAGGAGCAGGGCCCCGCGGCCGATGTCTGGGCGCTGGGGTGCACCGTCATCGAGATGGCCACCGGCCGCGCCCCGTGGACCGACCTGGACCTCGACGACGTGGTCGCGGTGGTGCACCTGATCGGGTACACGGACGCCGTGCCGGAGGCGCCGGCGTGGCTATCGGCGGAGGCGAAGGATTTCCTGGACAAGTGCCTGAGGCGTGACGCCAGCGAGCGGTGGACGGCGGCTCAGCTTCTGGAGCACCCGTTCCTGGCAACCGCCGGCTGCGGCGTCAAAGCAGAGGATGCAAAGCCCATGTGGGTGTCCCCCAAGAGCACGCTGGATGCCGCATTCTGGGAGTCtgacgccgacgacgaggacgacgagatGCCAGAGAGCGCAGCCGACAGGATCAGGGCATTGGCAGGTCCATGCTCGGCCTTGCCGGAGTGGGAATCCGACGACGATTGGATCGAAGTGTGCGGCGGTTGCTCTGAAGTTTCGGACACAGCGGCCGCTGCCCAAGAAGTGAACTTTCCGGCCACGGAATGCAAAATTCCTagcacggcggtggcggcatcaTCGGAGCAGTTGCGCAGTGAAGTTCCTGATGTTCTTCCACCCATGGCTGCCCCGGAAGCGGAGACGAGGAGCTACGAAAATTTCTGGGGGGAAGAACCGGAAGCAGAACTGGAGGCCGAGCTTGTTGACGCTGACTTGGATGTCGGCGATGGTCCTGTGCACAATGTAGGAGCTGCAGATGCTTATGCTCATCGGCAACAGCAAGATGTGTATGCGAATTTCGCAAGTGATTCAGTTGTACTACTTCACTCTGATATTTCTGATGAAGAAATAGGAAAAAGTCCTTTTCATGGTCAAATTGCCCCCTTTTCTCCTCCTTTCGTCTTCTAA
- the LOC117847055 gene encoding PH, RCC1 and FYVE domains-containing protein 1, producing MTPDDNALITLKKGSKLIKYSRKGKPKIREFRLSSDETTLVWYSHSKEKYLVLSSVSRIIPGQRTAVFRRFLHPEKDYLSFSLIYKKGQRSLDLVCKDQAEVEVWFSTLETLITSTSGRKSCSTDGPSDRLSVSDEVSHYQDNNFHDTTLDIASSITRTFNSGAYSATNSLSSAKADVGSDRANMLRASTDGGRVSISSSVPSSSSQGSGQDDIESLGDVYVWGEVWTDVIPAEGSSNYLCSKADILIPKPLESDVVLDVQQIACGSRHIALTTRQGEVFAWGEELGGRLGHGTDADISRPKLIEALAVSNVEYIACGEFHTCAVTSSGDLYTWGDGYYNAGLLGHGAGTSHWLPKQVSGPLEGVQILSVACGSWHSALTTSSGKIFTFGDGTFGALGHGNHESVAYPKEVETLSGFRTMKVGCGLWHSAAIVETSNQAGVNVVSRKLYTWGAGDKNLLGHGDKDARLVPTCVQSLIDYNFHQVACGHSMTIALATSGHVFTMGSSSNGQLGNPKSDGKQPSLVQDRLAGELVEEIACGSCHVAVLTSRSEVYTWGMGANGRLGHGGVEDKKKPTLVEALKDRHVKSIACGSNFTTCICIHKWVSGADQSVCSGCRQPFGFTRKRHNCYNCGLVHCHACSSRKVLKAALAPTPGKPHRVCDSCFMKLKTAETSSNSSYHKRNVNARRSVDSKDKSERPEIRPSRLATGSPAEPLKQAEIKAVRNEIKPDPMSMMKAGQVPSMLPFNNLAFGGTFGPSLKPMAMAAAMPMAMPMSPSPLMKKANPPAAAPLCGKSDTDNLKRTKDGLNEDISKLQSQVNKLKQKCDAQEEQLQKSERKAENSSSIAAEESSRCNSVLEFIRFLDNELKSIADKVPGDTADSLKALQSQSERFLTGQGIHPLEVTGASGRAHATAHQRSASMGNLMLSQDGSSGTASSSATSLTSESPCHRIMENSTKANGDFAPKLGTHGEVQLIEQFEPGVYVTLIQLRDGTKVFKRVRFSKRRFAEQQAEEWWRENQERVFRKYNHPSN from the exons atgacacccGATGATAAT GCCCTTATAACTCTCAAAAAAGGCAGCAAGCTTATCAAGTATAGCCGGAAGGGAAAACCAAAGATTCGTGAGTTCAGACTTTCTAGT GATGAAACAACACTAGTTTGGTACTCCCACAGCAAAGAGAAGTACCTTGTACTGTCTTCTGTCTCTAGAATCATTCCTGGACAGAGAACT GCTGTTTTTAGGAGGTTTTTACACCCTGAGAAGGACTACCTATCATTTTCTCTGATATACAAGAAAGGTCAACGTTCCCTTGACCTG GTTTGCAAGGATCAAGCTGAAGTTGAAGTCTGGTTTTCAACACTTGAGACACTTATTACTTCTACTTCAGGCCGTAAAAGTTGTTCGACTGATGGTCCAAGTGATAGGCTTTCAGTTTCTGAT gAAGTATCACACTATCAAGATAACAATTTTCATGATACGACACTAGATATTGCCTCAAGTATTACACGCACTTTTAACTCAGGTGCTTACAGCGCAACCAATTCTCTCAGTTCAGCAAAAGCAGATGTTGGATCGGATCGTGCAAATATGCTAAGAGCAAGTACAGACGGTGGTCGGGTTAGCATTTCCAGCAGCGTTCCTAGTTCTTCAAGTCAAGGTTCTGGACAAGATGACATTGAATCCCTTGGTGATGTTTATGTGTGGGGTGAGGTCTGGACTGACGTGATCCCGGCAGAAGGATCTTCAAACTATTTGTGCTCCAAAGCAGACATTTTAATTCCCAAACCGCTGGAATCAGATGTTGTTTTGGACGTACAGCAGATAGCCTGTGGTTCCAGGCACATTGCTCTTACTACTAGGCAAGGAGAAGTATTCGCATGGGGTGAAGAACTTGGAGGGCGGCTTGGTCATGGGACTGATGCAGATATTAGCCGTCCTAAACTTATTGAAGCCTTAGCAGTGTCAAATGTAGAATATATTGCGTGTGGGGAGTTCCATACTTGTGCTGTAACTTCCTCTGGTGATTTGTATACTTGGGGTGATGGATACTACAATGCTGGATTGCTTGGACATGGTGCTGGAACTAGCCACTGGCTTCCAAAACAAGTCTCAGGACCTTTAGAAGGGGTTCAGATACTGTCTGTTGCATGTGGCTCATGGCATTCAGCACTGACCACGTCAAGTGGGAAAATTTTCACTTTTGGCGATGGGACATTTGGAGCTCTTGGACATGGAAATCATGAAAGCGTTGCATACCCAAAGGAAGTTGAAACTTTGAGTGGATTCAGAACAATGAAAGTAGGCTGTGGACTCTGGCATTCTGCAGCTATTGTGGAGACCAGTAATCAGGCAGGCGTGAATGTGGTGTCCAGGAAGCTATATACCTGGGGTGCTGGAGACAAGAATCTCCTAGGTCATGGGGATAAAGATGCTAGGCTAGTTCCTACATGTGTTCAATCTCTCATTGATTATAACTTCCATCAGGTGGCCTGTGGACACAGTATGACCATCGCCCTCGCTACATCTGGTCATGTTTTCACAATGGGGAGCTCTAGCAATGGTCAGCTTGGGAATCCAAAGTCTGATGGTAAACAACCTAGCCTGGTACAAGATAGGTTGGCAGGCGAATTGGTTGAAGAGATCGCCTGTGGCTCATGCCATGTTGCAGTCTTGACTTCACGAAGTGAAGTATATACATGGGGGATGGGAGCCAATGGTAGGCTGGGGCACGGTGGTGTGGAAGATAAGAAAAAACCAACCCTTGTGGAAGCATTAAAAGATCGTCATGTTAAAAGTATCGCATGTGGTTCGAATTTCACTACCTGCATTTGTATACATAAGTGGGTTTCAGGTGCAGATCAGTCTGTCTGCTCAGGTTGTAGGCAACCATTTGGCTTCACAAGAAAGAGACACAATTGTTACAATTGTGGTCTTGTCCATTGCCATGCATGTAGTTCAAGAAAAGTACTGAAAGCTGCTCTGGCACCAACTCCCGGCAAACCACATCGTGTATGCGATTCATGCTTCATGAAACTGAAAACTGCAGAGACCAGCAGCAACAGTTCATATCACAAAAGGAATGTCAATGCTCGTCGCTCCGTTGATAGCAAAGACAAGTCAGAGAGGCCAGAGATAAGGCCTTCCAGGCTTGCAACAGGATCACCAGCAGAACCACTCAAGCAAGCTGAGATAAAAGCAGTTCGAAATGAGATAAAACCAGATCCGATGTCCATGATGAAGGCAGGCCAAGTTCCTTCCATGTTACCTTTTAACAATCTCGCTTTTGGTGGAACGTTTGGCCCAAGTCTAAAGCCTATGGCAATGGCAGCTGCAATGCCAATGGCCATGCCTATGTCACCGTCTCCTCTCATGAAGAAGGCAAATCCACCTGCAGCAGCTCCTCTCTGTGGTAAAAGTGACACTGATAACTTGAAGAGGACTAAAGATGGGCTGAATGAAGATATATCAAAGTTGCAGTCTCAG GTAAACAAATTGAAACAAAAATGCGATGCCCAAGAGGAACAGCTGCAGAAATCGGAAAGAAAAGCTGAAAATTCTTCCTCTATAGCTGCAGAAGAGTCTTCGAGGTGTAATAGTGTCTTGGAGTTCATTAGGTTTCTTGACAATGAG CTCAAGAGTATCGCAGATAAGGTGCCCGGTGATACTGCTGACAGCTTAAAAGCCTTGCAAAGTCAATCAGAGAGATTTCTTACAGGGCAAGGTATTCATCCACTGGAAGTCACAGGTGCCAGTGGACGTGCACATGCTACAGCGCATCAGAGGTCAGCAAGCATGGGAAATCTGATGTTGTCTCAGGATGGAAGCAGTGGAACTGCCAGTAGCTCGGCCACTTCCTTGACGAGTGAATCTCCATGCCACCGTATCATGGAAAACAGCACGAAAGCTAATGGCGACTTTGCGCCAAAGCTCGGTACTCACGGAGAAGTGCAACTGATTGAGCAGTTTGAACCAGGGGTGTATGTGACACTCATCCAGCTGAGAGATGGTACCAAAGTTTTCAAGCGTGTCAGATTCAG CAAGAGGAGATTTGCGGAGCAGCAGGCCGAGGAATGGTGGAGGGAGAACCAGGAGAGAGTCTTCAGGAAATACAACCATCCGTCTAACTAA